A window from Flavobacterium sp. 83 encodes these proteins:
- the radA gene encoding DNA repair protein RadA encodes MSKVKTTFFCQNCGAQYAKWQGQCNSCKEWNTIAEEIIQKQEKVAWKSEPTSSNKATKPLKINEIDSTQEIRMDTTDGELNRVLGGGIVPGSLILLGGEPGIGKSTLLLQISLKLPYKTLYVSGEESQKQIKMRAERITPSGDNCYILTETKTQNIFKQIEAIQPEIVIIDSIQTLHTDYIESTPGSISQIRETTAELIKFAKETNIPVILIGHITKDGNIAGPKILEHMVDTVLQFEGDRNHVYRILRSLKNRFGSTAEIGIYEMLGNGLREVSNPSEILISHKDEELSGTAIASTLEGMRPLMIEIQSLVSTAVYGTPQRSTTGYNAKRLNMILAVLEKRAGFRLGAKDVFLNVTGGISVDDPAIDLAVVAAILSSNEDIPVNKDFCFAGEVGLSGEIRPVNRVDQRIQEAEKLGFSTIFVSKYNKIALKNTGINIRLVAKIEDIASELFG; translated from the coding sequence ATGTCAAAAGTAAAAACTACTTTTTTTTGTCAAAACTGTGGAGCCCAATATGCAAAATGGCAAGGGCAATGCAATTCCTGCAAAGAATGGAATACCATCGCTGAGGAAATCATTCAAAAACAAGAAAAAGTGGCTTGGAAGAGTGAACCAACTTCGAGCAATAAAGCGACAAAACCATTAAAAATAAACGAAATTGATTCCACTCAGGAAATCCGAATGGATACTACTGACGGCGAACTCAATCGCGTACTTGGTGGCGGTATCGTTCCTGGTTCTCTAATTCTTTTAGGTGGTGAACCCGGCATTGGAAAAAGTACACTTTTGCTTCAAATATCCTTAAAACTGCCTTACAAAACCTTGTACGTTTCGGGCGAAGAAAGTCAGAAACAAATAAAAATGCGTGCCGAAAGAATTACGCCAAGCGGAGATAATTGTTACATTTTAACAGAAACTAAAACCCAAAATATCTTTAAACAAATTGAAGCCATACAGCCTGAAATCGTGATTATCGATTCCATTCAAACCTTGCACACGGATTACATTGAATCAACTCCCGGAAGTATTTCTCAAATTAGAGAAACCACTGCCGAATTGATAAAATTTGCCAAAGAAACCAATATTCCTGTGATTCTGATTGGTCATATCACCAAAGACGGAAACATTGCTGGGCCAAAAATATTGGAACACATGGTTGATACGGTTTTACAATTTGAAGGCGACCGGAATCATGTGTACCGGATCTTACGTTCGCTAAAAAACCGTTTTGGTTCCACTGCTGAAATTGGTATTTATGAAATGTTAGGCAATGGTTTACGCGAAGTTTCTAATCCTTCGGAGATATTAATTTCACATAAAGATGAGGAATTATCAGGAACTGCAATTGCCTCAACATTAGAAGGAATGCGACCATTGATGATTGAAATTCAATCGCTGGTTAGTACCGCCGTTTACGGAACCCCGCAACGCAGCACAACAGGTTATAATGCCAAAAGACTGAATATGATTTTGGCCGTTTTAGAGAAAAGAGCTGGTTTTAGGCTAGGCGCCAAAGACGTTTTTCTCAACGTAACTGGAGGAATTTCGGTAGATGATCCAGCCATTGACTTGGCCGTTGTAGCAGCTATTTTATCCTCAAATGAAGACATTCCGGTAAATAAAGATTTTTGCTTCGCTGGCGAAGTGGGACTTTCTGGCGAAATACGTCCTGTGAACCGCGTAGACCAGCGCATTCAGGAAGCCGAAAAACTAGGATTTTCGACCATTTTTGTTTCGAAATACAATAAAATCGCCTTAAAGAACACCGGAATTAATATTCGGTTGGTCGCCAAAATTGAAGACATTGCAAGTGAATTGTTTGGATAG